One window of Pyrus communis chromosome 12, drPyrComm1.1, whole genome shotgun sequence genomic DNA carries:
- the LOC137711041 gene encoding NAP1-related protein 2-like, translating into MVADKGKKLKLSEKPEDENADHIDEKLVLSIEKLQEVQDELEKINEEASDKVLEVEQKYNEVRRPVYDKRNDIIKSIPDFWLTAFLSHPALSELLTEEDQKIFKHLTSLEVEDFKDVKSGYAITFVFSPNPYFEDTKLTKTFTFLDEATKVTATSIKWKEGMGIPNGVNHDKKGNKRPQVEESFFSWFSDSQQKDILEDEIHDEIAEVIKEDLWPNPLTYFNHEADDDEEFDDEEADEEGKNEDDDSEDDEDDQDEDEDGDEDDGK; encoded by the exons ATGGTGGCTGACAAGGGCAAGAAGCTGAAGCTCTCAGAGAAACCCGAGGACGAGAACGCCGACCACATCGACGAGAAGCTCGTCCTCTCCATCGAGAAGTTGCAGGAGGTCCAAGACGAGCTCGAAAAG ATCAATGAGGAAGCCAGCGATAAAGTCCTGGAAGTGGAGCAGAAGTATAATGAGGTACGCAGGCCGGTCTACGATAAGCGAAATGATATTATCAAGTCCATCCCTGACTTTTGGTTAACCGCT TTCCTGAGCCATCCCGCGCTTAGTGAACTTTTGACTGAAGAGGATCAAAAG ATTTTCAAGCATCTGACTTCTCTGGAAGTTGAGGACTTCAAGGACGTGAAATCTGGTTACGCCATCACATTT GTCTTCAGCCCCAATCCTTATTTTGAAGACACAAAGCTTACGAAGACCTTTACTTTCCTTGATGAAGCAACAAAAGTTACTGCTACATCCATAAAATGGAAAGAGGGAATG GGCATTCCTAATGGAGTTAATCATGATAAGAAAGGGAACAAGCGACCTCAGGTTGAGGAAAG CTTCTTTAGCTGGTTTAGTGATAGTCAACAAAAAGATATTTTGGAGGATGAGATTCATGACGAG ATTGCGGAGGTTATTAAGGAGGATTTGTGGCCCAATCCTCTGACTTACTTCAACCAT GAGGCTGATGACGATGAGGAATTTGATGATGAGGAAGCTGATGAAGAG GGAAAGAATGAAGACGACGACTCTGAAGATGATGAGGATGACCAAGATGAGGATGAAGATGGTGACGAGGATGACGGAAAATAA